Proteins encoded together in one Jaculus jaculus isolate mJacJac1 chromosome 7, mJacJac1.mat.Y.cur, whole genome shotgun sequence window:
- the Crip1 gene encoding cysteine-rich protein 1 yields MPKCPKCDKEVYFAERVTSLGKDWHRPCLKCEKCGKTLTSGGHAEHEGKPYCNHPCYSAMFGPKGFGRGGAESHTFK; encoded by the exons ATGCCCAAGTGCCCTAAGTGCGACAAGGAGGTGTACTTCG CTGAGCGGGTGACCTCGTTGGGCAAAGACTGGCATCGGCCTTGCTTGAAGTGTGAGAAATGTGGAAAGACACTGACCTCCGGGGGCCATGCTGAG CATGAAGGCAAACCCTACTGCAACCATCCCTGCTACTCCGCCATGTTTGGGCCCAAAG GGTTCGGAAGAGGTGGAGCTGAAAGTCACACTTTCAAGTAG
- the Tedc1 gene encoding tubulin epsilon and delta complex protein 1 isoform X3 — translation MGRRRRREDRAAGALPEAIAALSRSLPAGPSPEIFRRAKFDRPEAAPALWQLLFRVLSPLATDKTGATLVPEFQVRLVKSVLRSQGYPRSVLAQRSEGNSQSSRELLLALSWLLARGPLLEQLLAQSRVQLGDQVSLFESVVLARPGPPASCMEIEGPVDLHQVQWLMGKLRIRWRQLLSSQQEHCSLLSKIHLYTCGSHSHQRFSHLSVAETEMLRDPDNTQQLLQALECENVRLEAALEWRRCELVFWQWMVSSLGRGPEWITARKTLQETVEQELTALQRSWEQSGGPPQLQRPHRLVRSKDGTPGPQDLQAAEMIRMLRTQEASLDGSLRQLQDQCQQELARLAGTLPGLIWILAPGH, via the exons ATGGGGAGGCGGAGGCGCCGGGAGGACAGGGCGGCCGGGGCCTTGCCCGAGGCTATCGCCGCTCTGAGTCGGTCGCTACCAGCTGGGCCCAGCCCTGAGATATTCCGCCGCGCCAAGTTCGACCGTCCGGAGGCG GCTCCCGCGCTCTGGCAGCTTCTTTTCCGCGTGCTCTCTCCGCTCGCGACAGACAAAACTGGCGCCACTCTGGTTCCAG AGTTCCAAGTCCGCTTGGTGAAGTCAGTGCTGCGCTCCCAGGGCTATCCTAGGTCTGTTCTGGCACAACGCTCTGAGGGCAACTCCCAGAGTAGCCGGGAGCTGCTGCTGGCCCTGTCTTGGCTCTTGGCACGAGGACCCCTGCTTGAGCAGCTGCTGGCCCAGAGCCGGGTGCAGCTGGGTGACCAGGTGTCCCTGTTTGAG TCTGTGGTCCTGGCCAGACCTGGCCCTCCTGCGTCCTGTATGGAAATAGAAGGTCCTGTGGACCTCCACcaagtgcagtggctgatggGAAAGTTGCGGATCAGGTGGCGGCAATTGCTTTCCAGTCAACAGGAGCACTGCTCCCTCCTGAGCAAG ATACACCTGTACACCTGTGGAAGCCACAGTCACCAGCGCTTTAGCCATCTGTCTGTTGCTGAAACAGAGATGCTCAGGGACCCAGATAACACCCAACAG ctacTGCAGGCACTGGAGTGTGAGAATGTGCGCCTGGAGGCGGCTTTGGAGTGGCGACGCTGTGAGCTGGTCTTCtggcagtggatg GTTAGCAGCTTAGGCAGGGGGCCAGAGTGGATTACTGCAAGGAAAACCCTGCAGGAGACTGTGGAACAGGAGCTGACAGCCCTGCAGAGATCCTGGGAACAATCCGGAGGCCCTCCCCAGCTCCAGAGGCCCCACCGACTGGTGAGAAGCAAGGATGGGACACCGGGACCCCAAGACTTGCAGGCGGCAGAAATGATCAGGATGCTGAGGACTCAGGAGGCCAGTCTGGACGGGTCACTGCGCCAACTACAAGATCAATGTCAGCAGGAGCTGGCCAGGCTGGCAGGAACCCTGCCTGGCCTTATTTGGATCCTGGCTCCTGGACACTAA
- the Tedc1 gene encoding tubulin epsilon and delta complex protein 1 isoform X2, with the protein MGRRRRREDRAAGALPEAIAALSRSLPAGPSPEIFRRAKFDRPEAAPALWQLLFRVLSPLATDKTGATLVPEFQVRLVKSVLRSQGYPRSVLAQRSEGNSQSSRELLLALSWLLARGPLLEQLLAQSRVQLGDQVSLFESVVLARPGPPASCMEIEGPVDLHQVQWLMGKLRIRWRQLLSSQQEHCSLLSKLLQALECENVRLEAALEWRRCELVFWQWMDTVLGACTPGAPAVPSQPLTLPVIPERGLGELELVAWELQALQEELQEAAEPRRAAWEAQVSSLGRGPEWITARKTLQETVEQELTALQRSWEQSGGPPQLQRPHRLVRSKDGTPGPQDLQAAEMIRMLRTQEASLDGSLRQLQDQCQQELARLAGTLPGLIWILAPGH; encoded by the exons ATGGGGAGGCGGAGGCGCCGGGAGGACAGGGCGGCCGGGGCCTTGCCCGAGGCTATCGCCGCTCTGAGTCGGTCGCTACCAGCTGGGCCCAGCCCTGAGATATTCCGCCGCGCCAAGTTCGACCGTCCGGAGGCG GCTCCCGCGCTCTGGCAGCTTCTTTTCCGCGTGCTCTCTCCGCTCGCGACAGACAAAACTGGCGCCACTCTGGTTCCAG AGTTCCAAGTCCGCTTGGTGAAGTCAGTGCTGCGCTCCCAGGGCTATCCTAGGTCTGTTCTGGCACAACGCTCTGAGGGCAACTCCCAGAGTAGCCGGGAGCTGCTGCTGGCCCTGTCTTGGCTCTTGGCACGAGGACCCCTGCTTGAGCAGCTGCTGGCCCAGAGCCGGGTGCAGCTGGGTGACCAGGTGTCCCTGTTTGAG TCTGTGGTCCTGGCCAGACCTGGCCCTCCTGCGTCCTGTATGGAAATAGAAGGTCCTGTGGACCTCCACcaagtgcagtggctgatggGAAAGTTGCGGATCAGGTGGCGGCAATTGCTTTCCAGTCAACAGGAGCACTGCTCCCTCCTGAGCAAG ctacTGCAGGCACTGGAGTGTGAGAATGTGCGCCTGGAGGCGGCTTTGGAGTGGCGACGCTGTGAGCTGGTCTTCtggcagtggatg GACACGGTCCTGGGTGCCTGTACCCCAGGGGCTCCTGCAGTGCCTTCACAGCCCTTGACCCTGCCTGTGATCCCTGAACGTGGGCTTGGTGAGTTGGAGCTGGTAGCATGGGAGCTGCAAGCCCTGCAGGAGGAGCTTCAGGAGGCAGCTGAGCCCCGTCGCGCTGCCTGGGAGGCCCAG GTTAGCAGCTTAGGCAGGGGGCCAGAGTGGATTACTGCAAGGAAAACCCTGCAGGAGACTGTGGAACAGGAGCTGACAGCCCTGCAGAGATCCTGGGAACAATCCGGAGGCCCTCCCCAGCTCCAGAGGCCCCACCGACTGGTGAGAAGCAAGGATGGGACACCGGGACCCCAAGACTTGCAGGCGGCAGAAATGATCAGGATGCTGAGGACTCAGGAGGCCAGTCTGGACGGGTCACTGCGCCAACTACAAGATCAATGTCAGCAGGAGCTGGCCAGGCTGGCAGGAACCCTGCCTGGCCTTATTTGGATCCTGGCTCCTGGACACTAA
- the Tedc1 gene encoding tubulin epsilon and delta complex protein 1 isoform X1: MGRRRRREDRAAGALPEAIAALSRSLPAGPSPEIFRRAKFDRPEAAPALWQLLFRVLSPLATDKTGATLVPEFQVRLVKSVLRSQGYPRSVLAQRSEGNSQSSRELLLALSWLLARGPLLEQLLAQSRVQLGDQVSLFESVVLARPGPPASCMEIEGPVDLHQVQWLMGKLRIRWRQLLSSQQEHCSLLSKIHLYTCGSHSHQRFSHLSVAETEMLRDPDNTQQLLQALECENVRLEAALEWRRCELVFWQWMDTVLGACTPGAPAVPSQPLTLPVIPERGLGELELVAWELQALQEELQEAAEPRRAAWEAQVSSLGRGPEWITARKTLQETVEQELTALQRSWEQSGGPPQLQRPHRLVRSKDGTPGPQDLQAAEMIRMLRTQEASLDGSLRQLQDQCQQELARLAGTLPGLIWILAPGH, translated from the exons ATGGGGAGGCGGAGGCGCCGGGAGGACAGGGCGGCCGGGGCCTTGCCCGAGGCTATCGCCGCTCTGAGTCGGTCGCTACCAGCTGGGCCCAGCCCTGAGATATTCCGCCGCGCCAAGTTCGACCGTCCGGAGGCG GCTCCCGCGCTCTGGCAGCTTCTTTTCCGCGTGCTCTCTCCGCTCGCGACAGACAAAACTGGCGCCACTCTGGTTCCAG AGTTCCAAGTCCGCTTGGTGAAGTCAGTGCTGCGCTCCCAGGGCTATCCTAGGTCTGTTCTGGCACAACGCTCTGAGGGCAACTCCCAGAGTAGCCGGGAGCTGCTGCTGGCCCTGTCTTGGCTCTTGGCACGAGGACCCCTGCTTGAGCAGCTGCTGGCCCAGAGCCGGGTGCAGCTGGGTGACCAGGTGTCCCTGTTTGAG TCTGTGGTCCTGGCCAGACCTGGCCCTCCTGCGTCCTGTATGGAAATAGAAGGTCCTGTGGACCTCCACcaagtgcagtggctgatggGAAAGTTGCGGATCAGGTGGCGGCAATTGCTTTCCAGTCAACAGGAGCACTGCTCCCTCCTGAGCAAG ATACACCTGTACACCTGTGGAAGCCACAGTCACCAGCGCTTTAGCCATCTGTCTGTTGCTGAAACAGAGATGCTCAGGGACCCAGATAACACCCAACAG ctacTGCAGGCACTGGAGTGTGAGAATGTGCGCCTGGAGGCGGCTTTGGAGTGGCGACGCTGTGAGCTGGTCTTCtggcagtggatg GACACGGTCCTGGGTGCCTGTACCCCAGGGGCTCCTGCAGTGCCTTCACAGCCCTTGACCCTGCCTGTGATCCCTGAACGTGGGCTTGGTGAGTTGGAGCTGGTAGCATGGGAGCTGCAAGCCCTGCAGGAGGAGCTTCAGGAGGCAGCTGAGCCCCGTCGCGCTGCCTGGGAGGCCCAG GTTAGCAGCTTAGGCAGGGGGCCAGAGTGGATTACTGCAAGGAAAACCCTGCAGGAGACTGTGGAACAGGAGCTGACAGCCCTGCAGAGATCCTGGGAACAATCCGGAGGCCCTCCCCAGCTCCAGAGGCCCCACCGACTGGTGAGAAGCAAGGATGGGACACCGGGACCCCAAGACTTGCAGGCGGCAGAAATGATCAGGATGCTGAGGACTCAGGAGGCCAGTCTGGACGGGTCACTGCGCCAACTACAAGATCAATGTCAGCAGGAGCTGGCCAGGCTGGCAGGAACCCTGCCTGGCCTTATTTGGATCCTGGCTCCTGGACACTAA